Proteins encoded within one genomic window of Alkalilimnicola sp. S0819:
- the ligA gene encoding NAD-dependent DNA ligase LigA, translating into MNTTIDDATARAAQLRESLHYHNHRYYVLDDPQISDAEYDALLRELQALEARHPTLRTPDSPTQRVGAEPLAAFGEVRHGVPMLSLDNLFSEQELEDFDRRIRERLAVQAVDYIAEPKLDGLSVSLRYEDGLLVQAGTRGDGRVGEDITLNCRTIRSIPLKLHGAGWPARLEVRGEVVIRTADFERLNAQRAARDEKLFANPRNAAAGSLRQLDPRLTARRPLSFFTFGTGESSAPIAPSHHEVLARLEDWGFMVNREVERVRGAAGCEAYYQRLLARRDALPFEIDGVVYKVDDLAAREELGFTARAPRWAAAHKLPAREATTPVREIWASVGRTGVLTPVAELEPVQVGGVTVSRATLHNLDEVRRKDVRAGDTVIIRRAGDVIPEIVSVVADKRAEGAAEWQMPERCPVCDSEVIRLEGEAAHRCIGGLYCPAQRTGALKHFASRRAMDIDGLGDKLIEQLVASERVHTAVDLYRQHKSNLLGLERMGEKSAQKLLDAIEHSKATTLARFLYALGINQVGEVTAQALAAHFGDLPPLLEADEAALVEVPDVGPVVAQSIRHFLDQPHNRQVIDGLIRAGVHWPVVERPSPDEQPLAGQTFVLTGTLAGMSRGEAKAAIEAAGGKVTGSVSKKTDYVVVGESPGSKADKAEKLGVAMLDEAALRELLGT; encoded by the coding sequence ACAACCACCGCTATTACGTCCTCGACGATCCGCAGATCAGCGATGCCGAGTACGACGCGCTACTGCGCGAACTGCAGGCGCTGGAAGCCCGGCACCCAACGCTGCGCACCCCCGACTCCCCCACCCAGCGGGTGGGCGCCGAGCCGCTGGCCGCCTTCGGCGAAGTCCGCCACGGCGTGCCCATGCTCAGCCTGGACAACCTCTTCTCCGAGCAGGAGCTGGAGGATTTCGACCGGCGCATTCGCGAGCGCCTGGCCGTGCAGGCGGTGGACTACATCGCCGAGCCCAAGCTGGACGGTCTCTCGGTGAGCCTGCGCTACGAGGACGGCCTGCTGGTGCAGGCCGGTACCCGGGGTGACGGCCGGGTGGGGGAGGACATTACCCTCAATTGCCGCACCATCCGCAGCATCCCGCTGAAACTGCACGGCGCGGGCTGGCCGGCGCGCCTGGAAGTGCGCGGCGAGGTGGTGATCCGCACCGCCGATTTCGAGCGCCTCAACGCCCAGCGCGCGGCCCGTGATGAAAAGCTCTTCGCCAACCCGCGCAATGCCGCCGCCGGCAGCCTGCGCCAGCTGGATCCGCGGCTCACCGCCCGGCGCCCCCTCAGTTTCTTCACCTTCGGCACCGGCGAGAGCTCCGCGCCCATTGCTCCCAGCCACCACGAAGTGCTGGCCCGGCTGGAGGACTGGGGCTTCATGGTGAATCGCGAAGTGGAACGGGTGCGCGGTGCGGCCGGCTGCGAGGCCTATTACCAGCGCCTGCTGGCGCGTCGTGACGCCTTGCCCTTCGAGATCGACGGGGTGGTCTACAAGGTGGACGATCTGGCCGCCCGGGAGGAGCTGGGCTTCACCGCCCGCGCCCCGCGCTGGGCCGCCGCCCACAAACTACCCGCCCGGGAGGCCACCACCCCGGTGCGCGAGATCTGGGCCTCGGTGGGGCGCACCGGGGTGCTCACCCCGGTGGCGGAGCTGGAGCCGGTACAGGTGGGCGGCGTGACCGTCAGTCGCGCCACCTTGCACAACCTGGACGAGGTGCGGCGCAAGGACGTGCGCGCCGGGGATACCGTGATCATTCGCCGGGCGGGCGACGTCATTCCCGAAATTGTCAGCGTGGTCGCGGACAAGCGCGCCGAAGGCGCCGCGGAATGGCAGATGCCCGAGCGCTGCCCGGTGTGCGATTCCGAAGTGATCCGCCTTGAGGGCGAGGCGGCCCATCGCTGTATCGGCGGGCTGTATTGCCCCGCCCAGCGTACCGGGGCGTTGAAACACTTTGCCTCCCGCCGGGCCATGGACATCGACGGGCTGGGTGACAAGCTCATCGAACAGTTGGTGGCCAGCGAGCGGGTGCACACGGCGGTGGATCTGTACCGGCAGCACAAATCCAATCTGCTGGGTCTGGAGCGCATGGGCGAGAAATCCGCCCAGAAGCTGCTGGACGCCATCGAGCACTCCAAGGCCACCACCCTTGCGCGTTTTCTCTATGCGCTGGGCATCAATCAGGTGGGGGAAGTGACCGCCCAGGCCCTGGCCGCCCACTTCGGTGACTTGCCGCCGCTGCTGGAGGCCGACGAGGCCGCCTTGGTGGAAGTCCCCGATGTGGGTCCGGTCGTGGCTCAGAGCATCCGGCATTTCCTCGACCAGCCCCATAACCGCCAGGTCATCGACGGCCTGATCCGTGCCGGGGTGCACTGGCCGGTGGTGGAGCGACCCTCCCCCGACGAGCAGCCCCTGGCCGGGCAGACCTTCGTGCTCACCGGCACCCTGGCGGGCATGAGCCGGGGCGAGGCCAAGGCGGCGATTGAAGCCGCGGGTGGCAAGGTCACCGGCAGTGTCTCGAAGAAGACCGACTATGTGGTGGTCGGGGAGTCGCCCGGCTCCAAGGCGGACAAGGCGGAGAAGCTGGGGGTCGCCATGCTGGACGAGGCGGCGCTGCGGGAGCTGCTGGGAACTTGA